Proteins encoded within one genomic window of Macrotis lagotis isolate mMagLag1 chromosome 3, bilby.v1.9.chrom.fasta, whole genome shotgun sequence:
- the LOC141519338 gene encoding uncharacterized protein LOC141519338 yields MVVGPGRWQPRVRWERVDHGEPDRGPGTRAPTSRRPRGPRRSRGPRRSRGPRPFQPPPQGPVPLQLPLQGPRAPPPAAAPGFRAAPGSAPLQPPPQGPRSPSRRPRVRAPPAAAPGSALPPPQPPPQRLSKVAGGPARPVASSVESPACSRASRSSPLSLAPSARPGLEGGRSRAGQRRTGHLGPPPPPPPALAEASPPSSCWGSAARTRAPARPLGSAPKGALQGWEPGEGQREGALGHTARPWGRRGHKDRRVGSPILGAPSPTGHTARQQEGTATGRPPPSPCAMAQRNRKPKRKLTCCPCLSSPGVDEEGSGERCIPSESDEEAKLLGHFENSDDNKENFSKVYYQIKEKARKQKEWKPPGNSQTMQLCQDREDMPGLESHSLLKNPSNISSASAFKKTKNSKSKNLGNDIKSGKECIKPTKNDGYQNPAFSLSSLSLSILEKKTKGKKALQKSSNLGQVLVKGIYKSPKLPKRNKNKARPLCQQLNALPSRNPYLDESDDEQVAGISRAHDHGEALYKHKGIHSALCYFEDNILTGFKKRRKPYKGISVRQALGGKKNRCQNNLQPLLSSSPVTLGLKTYNSEEEFYAGSLLEQRESLMVKSSSEEICSSFDQSQDIFLSQSSLISRHISDSPSSSLSSPAPKRAKSGSRELGDQPNHSPDNLPTVSENHSLFQNTLKCFEKIRKHSGTKEKAIQTEDFFSSSVLATSLLFRREVDLCEKPLDLTLPGRSRAWISSSENASYTMLAAGDGVHIISQDVSETLCPEEDQTIGLGLATALLGDDGQEEKDACNQLRKPDERKYIQTKHN; encoded by the exons ATGGTGGTTGGGCCGGGGAGGTGGCAGCCCAGGGTTCGGTGGGAGCGGGTGGACCACGGCGAGCCAGACCGGGGCCCAGGGACCCGCGCTCCCACCAGCCGCCGCCCCAGGGGTCCGCGCCGCTCCAGGGGTCCGCGCCGCTCCAGGGGTCCGCGCCCCTTCCAGCCGCCGCCCCAGGGACCCGTGCCTCTCCAGCTGCCGCTCCAGGGTCCGCGGGCGCCCCCTCCAGCCGCCGCCCCAGGGTTCCGCGCCGCCCCAGGGTCCGCGCCCCTCCAGCCGCCGCCCCAGGGTCCGCGCTCCCCCAGCCGCCGCCCCAGGGTCCGCGCTCCCCCAGCCGCCGCCCCAGGGTCCGCGCTACCCCCACCCCAGCCGCCACCCCAGCGCCTTTCAAAAGTCGCAGGGGGCCCCGCGCGCCCCGTTGCTTCCTCCGTGGAGAGCCCTGCTTGCTCTCGAGCCAGCCGGTCCAGTCCTCTCTCCCTGGCTCCGTCCGCCCGGCCTGGCCTCGAAGGGGGAAGGAGCCGAGCCGGGCAGCGCAGGACAGGGCACCTCGGGCCGCCCCCACCACCCCCACCAGCCTTGGCGGAGGCCTCCCCTCCGAGCTCCTGCTGGGGCTCCGCAGCCCGGACGCGAGCCCCCGCTAGGCCGCTGGGCAGTGCCCCTAAAGGTGCTCTGCAGGGCTGGGAGCCCGGGGAGGGCCAGAGGGAAGGAGCCCTAGGCCACACCGCCCGACCTTGGGGCCGCCGGGGTCACAAGGACCGCCGGGTGGGAAGCCCGATCCTGGGAGCCCCGAGTCCTACTGGCCACACAGCCCGACAGCAGGAG GGAACCGCTACTGGACGCCCACCCCCCTCGCCCTGTGCCATGGCTCAGAGGAACCGGAAACCCAAGAGAAAGCTGACCTGCTGCCCCTGCCTCTCCTCTCCGGGAGTCGATGAAGAGGGCTCAGGAGAGAGG tGCATTCCTTCAGAATCagatgaagaagcaaagcttctTGGCCACTTTGAAAACTCTGATGACAACAAGGAAAACTTCAGTAAAGTGTAttaccaaataaaagaaaaagctagaaaacagaaagaatggAAGCCTCCTGGGAACAGTCAGACTATGCAATTGTGTCAAGACAGAGAAGACATGCCAGGTTTAGAGAGCCACAGTCTATTGAAGAACCCTTCAAACATTTCAAGTGCTTCAGCTTTTAAGAAGACTAAAAATTCTAAAAGCAAAAATCTTGGCAATGATATAAAAAGTGGTAAGGAATGTATCAAACCAACCAAAAATGATGGTTATCAGAATCCAgctttctctctttcatctctgtctttgtctatattggaaaagaaaacaaaggggaaaaaagcacttCAAAAGAGCAGTAATCTAGGCCAGGTATTGGTCAAAGGTATTTATAAAAGCCCCAAACTgccaaagaggaataaaaacaaggCTAGACCACTCTGTCAGCAATTAAATGCTCTCCCATCAAGAAATCCCTATTTAGATGAGAGTGATGATGAACAGGTAGCTGGCATTTCTAGAGCTCATGATCATGGTGAAGCCTTGTATAAACATAAAGGTATTCATTCTGCCTTATGCTATTTTGAAGATAACATCCTAACTGGTTTCAAGAAGCGTAGGAAACCATATAAAGGAATCTCTGTCAGACAGGCACTAGGAGGCAAAAAAAACAGGTGTCAAAATAATCTACAGCCTCTTTTGTCATCTAGCCCTGTTACCCTGGGATTAAAAACTTATAATTCAGAAGAGGAATTCTATGCAGGAAGCCTGTTAGAGCAAAGGGAGTCCTTAATGGTGAAGTCAAGTTCTGAAGAAATATGCAGTAGTTTTGATCAGAGTCAAGACATTTTTTTAAGTCAGAGTTCTTTAATATCAAGGCATATTTCTGATAGTCCCAGCAGTTCGTTATCCTCACCTGCTCCTAAACGGGCCAAGAGTGGAAGTAGGGAACTGGGTGATCAACCCAACCATTCTCCAGATAATTTGCCAACAGTTTCAGAGAACCATAGCCTTTTTCAGAATACTTTAAAATGCTTTgagaaaatcagaaaacattCAGGTACAAAAGAGAAAGCCATTCAGACAGAGGATTTCTTTAGTTCCTCAGTATTAGCTACTTCTCTACTCTTCAGAAGAGAAGTAGATTTGTGTGAAAAGCCCCTGGACTTGACTTTGCCTGGAAGAAGTCGAGCATGGATTAGCAGTTCTGAGAATGCTTCCTATACTATGTTGGCTGCTGGTGATGGAGTTCATATAATTTCCCAAGATGTTTCTGAGACTCTGTGCCCTGaggaagatcagacaataggTTTAGGGCTAGCAACTGCTCTTCTTGGCGATGATGGCCAGGAAGAGAAGGATGCTTGCAATCAGCTAAGAAAACCAGATGAGAGAAAGTATATTCAGACAAAGcataattga